A part of Candidatus Electrothrix aestuarii genomic DNA contains:
- the glmS gene encoding glutamine--fructose-6-phosphate transaminase (isomerizing), whose product MCGIVGYTGNRKVIPVLLEGLRRLEYRGYDSAGLVYQHQDALVKFRAAGKLVNLEQVLDEYIGADAHTGLGHTRWATHGAPTEDNAHPHSDCTGELVVVHNGIIENYGKLKQELLADGHRFSSETDTEVLAHLIEKYLKDDLVAAVRKALARVDGSYALGVMWLKDPDRLVAARNQSPLVMGVDAEACYLASDIPALLPYTKDVIFLDDHELAVLEKGSYTIMGVESGQEINKQVKTIDWNAAMAEKAGYKHFMLKEIFEQPQAILNTVSGRIIPDTGDVDLPEIGLSDEELRNIERIALVACGTSWHAALVAKYWIEKWAGIPVDVDIASEFRYRRLLLNERVLTVSISQSGETADTLAGIRLAASLGSRVVTICNVVGSTMTREADGVIYTHAGPEIGVASTKAFTSQLSALFLFTLYLAQVRKTIDQDTLKELGAALVEIAAVIDTTLPVMQEQIREMIEGYYDAKDFLFVGRGLNFPIALEGALKLKEISYIHAEGYAAGELKHGPIALIDRDMPVMALVPQDAVYQKSISNVEEIRARQGRLLLIGTEGDEHLAELTEDILYLPKVHEELNPLLYTIPAQLLSYEIANRRGCDVDQPRNLAKSVTVE is encoded by the coding sequence ATGTGTGGGATAGTCGGTTATACCGGGAACAGAAAGGTCATCCCTGTATTACTGGAAGGATTGCGCCGTTTGGAGTATCGGGGATATGATTCTGCCGGTCTTGTATATCAGCACCAGGATGCATTGGTGAAATTTCGGGCTGCCGGAAAATTGGTGAATCTGGAGCAGGTACTTGATGAATATATAGGTGCAGACGCCCATACCGGGCTTGGCCATACCCGTTGGGCGACCCACGGCGCTCCCACTGAGGATAATGCCCACCCTCATTCTGATTGTACCGGCGAGCTGGTGGTGGTACATAATGGTATTATTGAGAATTACGGCAAACTCAAGCAGGAGCTCCTTGCGGACGGGCATCGTTTCTCCTCTGAGACGGACACCGAGGTACTTGCCCATCTGATAGAAAAATATCTGAAAGATGACCTGGTTGCTGCTGTGCGCAAGGCCCTGGCCCGTGTTGATGGCTCCTATGCCCTGGGCGTGATGTGGCTCAAGGATCCAGATCGCCTGGTGGCTGCGCGCAACCAGAGTCCTCTGGTTATGGGCGTGGATGCAGAGGCCTGCTATCTGGCTTCGGATATTCCGGCCTTGTTGCCTTATACCAAGGATGTCATTTTTCTTGATGATCACGAGCTGGCGGTGCTGGAAAAGGGTTCCTACACCATTATGGGCGTTGAAAGCGGGCAGGAAATCAACAAGCAGGTCAAGACCATTGACTGGAATGCAGCAATGGCTGAAAAGGCCGGTTATAAGCATTTCATGCTTAAGGAGATCTTTGAGCAGCCTCAGGCAATCCTGAACACGGTGAGCGGTAGGATTATCCCAGATACTGGGGATGTTGACCTGCCGGAGATCGGTCTTTCTGATGAGGAATTACGAAACATCGAACGCATCGCCTTGGTAGCCTGTGGAACGTCCTGGCATGCCGCCCTGGTGGCAAAATACTGGATTGAAAAATGGGCTGGAATCCCCGTGGATGTGGATATTGCCTCGGAATTTCGTTATCGCCGCCTCCTTCTCAATGAGCGGGTCTTGACCGTTTCTATTTCGCAGTCCGGGGAGACCGCTGATACTTTGGCTGGTATCCGTCTGGCTGCTTCACTGGGCTCCAGAGTAGTGACCATCTGTAATGTGGTCGGCTCCACCATGACCAGGGAGGCAGACGGTGTGATCTACACCCATGCTGGTCCTGAGATCGGGGTGGCCTCCACCAAGGCCTTTACCAGTCAGCTTTCCGCTTTGTTCCTCTTCACCCTCTATCTGGCACAGGTCCGTAAAACCATTGACCAGGATACGCTCAAGGAACTGGGTGCTGCCCTTGTAGAGATAGCTGCCGTAATTGACACAACCCTGCCGGTTATGCAGGAACAGATCCGGGAGATGATTGAGGGCTATTATGATGCCAAGGATTTTCTTTTTGTCGGGCGGGGACTGAATTTTCCCATTGCCCTGGAAGGTGCCTTGAAACTCAAGGAGATTTCCTATATCCATGCTGAGGGCTATGCTGCTGGTGAGCTTAAGCACGGCCCCATTGCCCTGATTGATCGAGATATGCCGGTCATGGCTTTGGTGCCCCAGGATGCTGTTTATCAAAAGTCTATTTCCAATGTTGAGGAAATTCGGGCTCGCCAGGGACGCTTGCTGTTGATCGGCACGGAAGGGGACGAGCATCTTGCAGAATTGACAGAAGATATACTCTATCTGCCCAAGGTCCATGAGGAGCTCAATCCCTTGCTCTACACCATCCCGGCCCAGCTGCTTTCCTACGAAATAGCCAATCGCCGTGGTTGTGATGTGGATCAGCCGAGGAATTTGGCCAAGAGTGTGACAGTGGAATAA
- a CDS encoding type II toxin-antitoxin system Phd/YefM family antitoxin, whose translation MSITTISSRTFNRDVGKAKKAAQTGPVIITDRGQPAYVLMHIDQYRQVTGNKKSILDLLAMPGAENIDFTPPRMQNNTYNPAKLL comes from the coding sequence ATGTCTATCACAACAATTTCCAGCAGAACATTCAACAGAGATGTTGGCAAGGCAAAAAAGGCTGCTCAAACCGGTCCGGTCATTATTACAGATCGAGGACAGCCAGCCTATGTTCTTATGCATATAGATCAATACCGACAGGTTACCGGGAATAAAAAGAGCATTCTGGACCTACTTGCCATGCCCGGCGCAGAAAACATCGATTTCACTCCGCCCCGCATGCAAAACAACACATATAACCCCGCTAAGCTATTATAA
- the pyrE gene encoding orotate phosphoribosyltransferase, which produces MNTVEERQRLKELLLEKSYREGTFTLTSGKPSDFYIDGKQTTLDAEGGYLCGRLLFELIKDAPEKISSVGGMTLGADPLVTAVSVVSHLDGNPIPAFIVRKEAKGHGTGNYIEGKKNLEPGSYVALVEDVVTTGGTLIKVIERVENEGFKVGLVVTVVDREEGGAEVLAQAGYPLKSIFTRTELIG; this is translated from the coding sequence ATGAATACAGTAGAAGAACGACAACGACTCAAGGAATTACTCCTGGAAAAATCATATCGCGAAGGCACCTTCACCCTGACCTCAGGCAAGCCCTCAGATTTCTATATAGACGGCAAGCAGACCACCTTGGATGCAGAAGGCGGCTACCTCTGCGGACGTCTCCTCTTTGAACTGATTAAGGATGCTCCTGAGAAAATCAGCAGCGTGGGTGGCATGACCTTGGGAGCAGATCCCCTGGTGACCGCTGTATCTGTTGTCAGCCATCTGGATGGCAATCCCATCCCGGCCTTTATTGTCCGCAAAGAAGCCAAGGGGCATGGTACAGGCAACTACATCGAAGGCAAGAAAAATCTGGAGCCGGGCAGCTATGTTGCATTGGTCGAAGATGTTGTCACCACAGGCGGCACCCTGATTAAGGTTATTGAGCGCGTGGAAAACGAAGGATTCAAGGTAGGCCTGGTTGTTACAGTGGTTGATCGGGAGGAAGGCGGCGCAGAGGTCCTTGCTCAGGCTGGCTATCCTTTAAAATCCATTTTCACCAGAACAGAGCTTATTGGTTGA
- a CDS encoding metallophosphoesterase, producing MKKIIHLTDLHIGIDECDQVMKNIVANIKEKTTPASDYIIVITGDLVDKVDDSLSTYMQAKEYIDELKQSGFNNILIVPGNHDYGTGNHQEKEYVGLFNKTFLGNEFIKYPILDRIDEIAFIGLNSMEGEMTRVISQSDEVISVEEKDSRFAAGSLGKKQLNELEKMLTSNPKVTTAQKVVVYLHHRPFYYLIPPTGHHLQDRTQLKKILKGKIDLLLFGHTHREKTFHGRRKIPRIYDGGASTGKDGKRPPHMVIDLSTDPKNDIDGNFYE from the coding sequence ATGAAAAAAATAATACACCTCACTGATTTGCATATCGGAATAGATGAATGCGATCAAGTTATGAAAAATATCGTCGCAAACATAAAGGAAAAAACAACACCTGCAAGTGACTACATAATAGTTATCACTGGAGACTTGGTAGATAAAGTAGATGATAGCTTGAGTACATACATGCAGGCTAAGGAGTATATTGATGAGCTTAAACAGTCAGGATTCAATAATATACTTATTGTACCAGGTAATCATGATTATGGAACTGGAAATCATCAGGAAAAAGAATATGTAGGACTATTCAACAAAACTTTTCTAGGGAATGAATTCATTAAGTACCCTATTCTAGACAGAATTGATGAAATTGCCTTTATAGGTCTCAATTCAATGGAAGGAGAAATGACAAGAGTAATATCCCAATCTGATGAAGTAATATCTGTTGAGGAGAAGGACTCCCGATTCGCAGCTGGTAGCCTTGGGAAAAAACAGCTTAACGAATTAGAAAAAATGCTCACAAGCAATCCGAAGGTAACTACTGCACAAAAAGTTGTTGTCTACTTGCATCATAGACCCTTCTATTATCTTATTCCCCCAACAGGGCATCATCTACAAGACAGAACTCAATTAAAAAAAATTCTTAAGGGAAAGATCGACCTTCTGCTCTTCGGCCATACTCATCGCGAAAAAACGTTTCATGGTAGGAGAAAAATACCTCGAATATACGATGGCGGAGCTTCGACTGGAAAAGACGGTAAAAGACCTCCTCATATGGTCATTGATCTCTCAACAGACCCCAAAAATGATATTGATGGAAACTTCTATGAATAG
- a CDS encoding NUDIX domain-containing protein, translated as MMSKQDKKSVRKKAGVVAYKQTENEEEPLVLLVTARKIPGTWVFPVGGIDPGETPEIAAARECEEESGYSVEIGKKLAPIEADNGKKTDHFIFFLATVSAEKETWETDRTRAWVPLSQLKDRLPPFFHSVAEEATAYLTEQ; from the coding sequence ATGATGAGCAAGCAGGATAAAAAAAGCGTACGAAAAAAAGCAGGCGTTGTTGCCTATAAACAAACAGAGAACGAGGAAGAGCCTCTCGTCCTTCTGGTCACAGCCCGTAAGATTCCAGGAACCTGGGTATTTCCGGTGGGCGGCATTGATCCCGGTGAAACACCGGAAATTGCAGCGGCCCGGGAATGCGAAGAAGAATCTGGTTACAGTGTGGAGATCGGCAAGAAGCTGGCTCCCATTGAAGCAGACAATGGCAAAAAAACAGACCATTTCATCTTCTTTCTCGCCACAGTATCTGCAGAAAAAGAGACCTGGGAAACCGACAGAACCAGGGCATGGGTGCCCCTGTCCCAGCTTAAAGACAGGCTGCCTCCCTTTTTTCACAGCGTGGCAGAGGAAGCAACTGCCTACCTGACTGAACAGTAG
- the recJ gene encoding single-stranded-DNA-specific exonuclease RecJ gives MTTTKEYLPYILPPPLTTTEAVCAQKLAREFRLPGVIAELLCQRGVTDPEEAASYLSPQLSALPSPATLKGLDAAVDLLVTSIQARQQVVIHGDYDVDGITSTVLLTDFLAKLGVQAIWHLPNRLTDDYGLTMKSVAALAEKVEMPALLITVDCGISTADEVVYAKELGFRVIITDHHQPPSDSSRIPQADAVLNPRQEDCTFAYKDLSGVGVTFFLIMALRRRLVEEGVWTQETMPNLRDSLDLVALGTVADVMQLTGVNRILVRAGLEVLGERSRPGIRALCKVTGTGQGIISAEDIAYQLAPRINAAGRLGNPELAAELLLSEGDTANALAQELEQANLQRRELEAAVLDEAVRQAEAQLGEGMESLVLYGRNWHLGVIGIIASRMVDRYHVPSLVFTGDTPPYCMEEGEVAVVKGSGRSVPGLDLHRALELCQEQILRFGGHAMAAGLTVRQDAFEAFRALFDEQVQQMERDEQVLGTSIDALLDEEQSCQDILRGLQLMEPFGEGNPEPVFLVQNVHLEEVHCLREHLKFFLRLNGTRLSGIGFFMAEQHSFAEAGRVDLGFRLKESCFRGRKRLEVHAVSLKPAATQHEHMSS, from the coding sequence TTGACCACCACAAAAGAATACCTCCCCTATATCCTCCCTCCACCACTCACTACCACCGAGGCTGTATGCGCTCAAAAACTGGCCCGAGAATTTCGCCTGCCTGGGGTTATCGCAGAGCTTCTCTGCCAGCGCGGAGTAACAGACCCGGAGGAAGCCGCCTCTTATCTCTCTCCACAGCTGTCAGCACTTCCTTCTCCTGCCACTCTGAAAGGACTGGATGCAGCGGTTGACCTTCTTGTTACAAGTATTCAGGCCAGGCAACAGGTGGTGATTCACGGAGATTACGATGTGGACGGCATTACCTCCACGGTTCTGCTGACCGATTTCCTGGCTAAACTTGGTGTGCAGGCCATCTGGCATTTACCCAATCGTCTGACCGATGATTACGGCCTGACTATGAAATCCGTGGCTGCACTGGCCGAAAAAGTAGAGATGCCAGCCTTGTTAATTACAGTGGATTGCGGCATCAGCACTGCGGATGAGGTGGTCTATGCCAAGGAACTGGGCTTCCGGGTGATTATTACGGACCACCATCAACCACCCAGCGATTCGAGCCGGATCCCCCAGGCCGATGCGGTGCTGAACCCTCGTCAGGAGGATTGCACCTTTGCCTATAAGGATCTTTCCGGTGTTGGGGTGACCTTCTTTCTCATCATGGCGCTGCGGCGCAGGCTGGTGGAAGAGGGGGTCTGGACTCAGGAGACCATGCCGAATCTCAGGGACTCTTTGGATTTAGTGGCCCTGGGCACAGTGGCTGATGTGATGCAGCTGACCGGGGTCAATCGTATTCTGGTTAGGGCTGGGTTAGAGGTACTGGGAGAGCGCAGTCGACCTGGGATTCGGGCCTTGTGCAAGGTCACCGGAACAGGCCAGGGAATAATTTCGGCTGAGGATATCGCCTATCAGCTGGCTCCAAGGATTAATGCCGCAGGCCGCTTAGGCAATCCTGAGCTGGCAGCAGAGCTCCTCCTCAGCGAGGGCGATACAGCCAATGCTCTGGCCCAGGAATTAGAGCAGGCCAACCTTCAGCGGCGGGAACTGGAAGCAGCTGTTCTGGATGAGGCTGTGCGGCAGGCTGAGGCCCAGCTTGGCGAGGGTATGGAGAGCCTGGTCCTGTACGGTAGGAATTGGCATCTAGGCGTCATCGGTATCATTGCCTCCCGCATGGTGGACCGCTATCACGTCCCGTCTTTGGTCTTTACCGGAGATACGCCGCCTTATTGCATGGAAGAAGGAGAGGTGGCTGTGGTCAAGGGATCCGGTCGTTCTGTGCCAGGACTTGATCTGCATCGTGCTTTGGAGCTTTGCCAGGAACAGATCCTCCGCTTCGGTGGTCATGCTATGGCGGCTGGACTTACCGTTCGACAGGATGCCTTCGAAGCCTTCCGTGCTCTGTTTGATGAACAGGTTCAGCAGATGGAGCGGGATGAACAGGTGCTGGGGACCAGTATTGATGCCCTGCTGGATGAGGAGCAGAGTTGCCAGGATATCCTGCGCGGCCTGCAGCTCATGGAGCCCTTTGGTGAGGGCAATCCTGAGCCAGTATTTCTGGTTCAGAATGTTCATCTGGAAGAGGTTCATTGCCTGCGGGAACACCTGAAATTTTTCCTTCGCCTCAACGGCACGCGCCTCAGCGGGATAGGTTTTTTTATGGCTGAGCAGCATAGCTTTGCCGAGGCGGGCAGGGTGGACTTAGGCTTTCGTTTAAAGGAATCCTGCTTTCGAGGGAGAAAGCGTCTGGAGGTCCATGCAGTTTCCTTGAAGCCAGCAGCTACGCAACACGAGCATATGTCTTCTTGA
- a CDS encoding dual CXXC motif small (seleno)protein: protein MQCKKCQGKLEVKRQCRRIRLQCRDCQQEYQIHEVAADLDAETEEQLARYTCIIYD, encoded by the coding sequence ATGCAATGTAAAAAATGTCAGGGCAAATTGGAAGTGAAGCGGCAATGTCGTCGCATCCGCCTGCAATGTCGCGACTGCCAGCAGGAGTATCAGATTCATGAGGTAGCTGCGGACCTGGATGCAGAAACCGAAGAGCAGCTTGCGCGCTACACCTGCATTATCTATGATTGA
- a CDS encoding type II toxin-antitoxin system VapC family toxin, with translation MYLLDTNVVSELRKAGTNKIDHNVQLWASQLTVPDLYLSVITLLELEMGILLLERKDSEQGAILRSWFDEYVIPAFSGRILDIDSTIALHCAALHVPDHQSDRDALIAATALVHGMTVVTRNIADFEPTGVALLNPWLEQKK, from the coding sequence ATGTACCTACTTGATACTAATGTCGTTTCAGAACTACGCAAAGCAGGGACGAATAAAATTGATCACAATGTCCAGCTCTGGGCCAGTCAACTTACTGTCCCAGATCTCTACCTGTCGGTCATCACACTGCTGGAGCTGGAAATGGGTATCTTATTGCTTGAACGAAAAGATAGCGAACAGGGGGCGATCCTTCGATCCTGGTTTGACGAGTATGTTATCCCAGCATTTTCAGGACGTATTCTGGATATTGATAGCACTATAGCACTACATTGCGCAGCCTTACATGTTCCAGACCACCAGTCAGACCGGGATGCACTTATTGCAGCAACAGCACTTGTCCACGGCATGACAGTCGTTACCCGCAATATTGCAGACTTTGAGCCCACTGGAGTAGCTCTGCTGAATCCTTGGCTTGAACAGAAAAAATAA
- the ilvC gene encoding ketol-acid reductoisomerase produces the protein MANYFNTLPLRLQLDELGRCRFMDASEFNGVEALKGKKIVIVGCGAQGLNQGLNLRDSGLDVSYTLRAAAIEEKRQSWKNATDNGFKVGSYEEMLPDADLVINLTPDKQHSNVIEAVMPFMKKGSCLSYSHGFNIVEEGMQIRDDITVVMVAPKSPGTEVREEYKRGFGVPTLLAVHRENDPQGIGWDVAKAYACGTGGDRAGCLESSFVAEVKSDLMGEQTILCGMLQTGSLLCFEKMVEQGIDAAYAVKFIQHGWETITEALKHGGITNMMDRLSNPAKIKAFALSEELKEIMAPLFHKHMDDIMSGHFSTTMMEDWANDDANLLKWRKATGETEFEKIDAADVEIAEQEYFDKGILMVAMVKAGVELAFDTMVASGIKEESAYYESLHELPLIANLITRKKLYEMNVVISDTAEYGCYLFNHAAYPLLQDFMTTVDTDVIGKGLDVKDNGVNNKELIEVNEAIRYTGVEIIGEELRSYMGAMKPII, from the coding sequence ATGGCGAATTATTTTAACACCCTGCCTCTGCGTTTGCAGTTGGACGAGCTGGGACGTTGTCGTTTTATGGATGCCTCAGAGTTCAATGGCGTAGAGGCTTTGAAAGGCAAGAAGATTGTTATTGTTGGTTGCGGTGCTCAGGGCCTGAACCAGGGTTTGAACCTGCGTGATTCTGGCCTGGATGTTTCTTATACCCTGCGTGCGGCAGCAATTGAGGAGAAGCGTCAGTCCTGGAAAAATGCCACAGATAACGGTTTCAAGGTGGGCAGCTACGAGGAAATGCTCCCGGATGCCGATCTGGTTATCAATCTGACCCCGGACAAACAGCATTCCAACGTGATTGAGGCGGTTATGCCTTTTATGAAAAAGGGCTCCTGCCTGTCCTATTCCCATGGTTTTAACATCGTTGAGGAAGGCATGCAGATCCGTGATGATATCACAGTTGTTATGGTTGCACCGAAATCCCCTGGAACCGAGGTTCGCGAGGAGTACAAACGCGGCTTTGGTGTTCCGACCCTGCTGGCAGTTCATCGCGAGAACGATCCTCAGGGAATCGGCTGGGATGTTGCCAAGGCTTATGCCTGCGGTACTGGTGGTGATCGGGCTGGTTGCCTGGAGTCTTCCTTTGTTGCTGAGGTAAAATCAGACCTCATGGGTGAGCAGACCATCCTTTGCGGTATGCTGCAAACCGGCTCTTTGCTGTGCTTCGAGAAGATGGTTGAGCAGGGAATCGACGCAGCCTATGCTGTAAAATTCATCCAGCACGGCTGGGAAACCATCACCGAGGCCCTGAAGCATGGTGGTATCACCAATATGATGGATCGGCTTTCCAATCCGGCCAAGATCAAGGCCTTTGCTCTGTCCGAGGAGTTAAAGGAGATCATGGCGCCGCTCTTCCATAAGCATATGGATGACATCATGTCTGGGCATTTTTCCACAACCATGATGGAAGACTGGGCTAATGACGATGCCAATCTCCTGAAATGGCGCAAAGCGACCGGCGAAACTGAGTTCGAGAAGATTGATGCTGCGGATGTAGAGATTGCTGAGCAGGAGTACTTTGACAAGGGTATCCTGATGGTAGCTATGGTTAAAGCTGGTGTAGAGTTGGCCTTTGACACGATGGTGGCCTCCGGCATCAAAGAGGAATCAGCCTATTATGAGTCTCTGCATGAGCTGCCGCTGATCGCTAACCTGATCACCCGCAAAAAGCTCTACGAGATGAACGTTGTTATCTCTGATACTGCTGAGTACGGCTGCTACCTGTTCAACCATGCTGCTTATCCTTTGTTGCAGGATTTCATGACCACTGTGGATACCGATGTTATCGGCAAGGGGCTGGACGTGAAGGATAATGGTGTTAACAACAAAGAGCTGATTGAGGTGAACGAGGCGATTCGTTACACCGGAGTGGAGATCATCGGTGAAGAACTGCGCTCCTATATGGGTGCGATGAAGCCGATTATCTAA